The Equus quagga isolate Etosha38 chromosome 12, UCLA_HA_Equagga_1.0, whole genome shotgun sequence genome includes a region encoding these proteins:
- the RBBP9 gene encoding serine hydrolase RBBP9 translates to MASSKAVIVPGNGGGDVATHGWYGWVKKELEQIPGFQCLAKNMPDPITARESIWLPFMETELHCDEKTIIIGHSSGAIAAMRYAETHRVYAIVLVSAYTSDLGDENERASGYFNRPWQWEKIKANCSHIVQFGSTDDPFLPWKEQQEVADRLEAKLYRFTDRGHFQNTEFHELISVVKALLKVPA, encoded by the exons ATGGCTTCTAGCAAGGCAGTGATTGTTCCCGGGAACGGAGGCGGGGATGTGGCCACCCACGGCTGGTACGGCTGGGTGAAGAAGGAGCTGGAGCAG ATACCTGGTTTCCAGTGTTTGGCTAAAAACATGCCTGACCCAA TTACAGCTCGAGAGAGTATCTGGCTGCCCTTCATGGAGACGGAGCTGCACTGTGATGAGAAGACCATCATCATAGGCCACAGTTCCGGGGCCATCGCAGCCATGAG gtaTGCAGAAACACATCGAGTATATGCTATTGTATTAGTGTCTGCATACACATCAGACTTGGGGGATGAAAATGAGCGTGCAAGTG GATACTTCAACCGCCCCTGGCAGTGGGAGAAGATCAAAGCCAACTGCTCTCACATTGTGCAGTTTGGCTCCACTGACGATCCTTTCCTTCCCTGGAAGGAGCAACAAGAAGTGGCTGATAGGTTGGAAGCCAAATTGTACAGATTCACTGACCGTGGCCACTTTCAGAACACAGAGTTTCATGAACTGATTAGTGTGGTAAAGGCTCTGCTGAAAGTACCAGCATAG
- the POLR3F gene encoding DNA-directed RNA polymerase III subunit RPC6 isoform X2 — MAEVKVKVQPPDADPVEIENRIIELCHQFPHGITDQVIQNEMPHIEAQQRAVAINRLLSMGQLDLLRSNTGLLYRIKDSQNAGPVSFFLSKMKGSDNQEKLVYQIIEDAGNKGIWSRDIRYKSNLPLTEINKILKNLESKKLIKAVKSVAASKKKVYMLYNLQPDRSVTGGAWYSDQDFESEFVEVLNQQCFKFLQSKAETARESKQNPMIQRNSSFASSHEVWKYICELGISKVELSMEDIETILNTLIYDGKVEMTIIAAKEGTVGSVDGHMKLYRAVNPIIPPTGLVRAPCGLCPVFDDCHEGGEISPSNCIYMTEWLEF; from the exons ATGGCTGAGGTGAAAGTGAAGGTGCAGCCGCCCGACGCGGATCCGGTGGAAATAGAAAACAG AATTATAGAATTATGTCACCAGTTCCCTCATGGAATCACAGACCAAGTAATTCAGAATGAAATGCCTCACATAGAAGCCCAGCAACGGGCAGTGGCCATCAATAGACTGTTGTCCATG gGTCAACTGGATCTCTTACGGAGCAATACAGGCCTTCTGTATAGAATAAAGGATTCTCAGAATGCTGG CCCTGTCTCATTCTTTCTAAG TAAAATGAAAGGATCAGATAACCAAGAAAAACTAGTATATCAAATCATAGAGGATGCAGGAAATAAAG GAATATGGAGCAGAGATATCCGATACAAGAGTAACTTGCCCTtaacagaaattaacaaaattctaaagaatttGGAAAGTAAAAAGCTTATCAAAGCTGTTAAGTCTGTGGCA GCCTCAAAAAAGAAGGTGTATATGCTCTATAACCTGCAGCCGGACCGGTCTGTGACTGGTGGAGCCTGGTACAGTGACCAGGATTTTGAATCCGAATTTGTAGAGGTGCTTAACCAACAGTGCTTTAAATTCCTACAAAGCAAG GCAGAAACAGCACGAGAAAGCAAACAGAATCCGATGATACAAAGAAATAGTTCATTTGCTTCGTCACATGAAGTGTGGAAATACATCTGTGAATTGGGGATCAGTAAG GTAGAGTTGTCCATGGAGGACATTGAAACCATCTTGAATACACTCATTTATGATGGGAAAGTGGAGATGACTATCATTGCTGCAAAAGAAGGCACAGTTGGCAGTGTAGACGGACACATGAAACTGTATAGGGCAGTCAATCCAATCATCCCGCCCACAGGTTTGGTCCGGGCTCCCTGTGGACTCTGCCCG gtttttgatGACTGCCATGAAGGTGGTGAGATTTCACCATCTAACTGTATTTACATGACAGAGTGgcttgaattttaa
- the POLR3F gene encoding DNA-directed RNA polymerase III subunit RPC6 isoform X3, whose translation MAEVKVKVQPPDADPVEIENRIIELCHQFPHGITDQVIQNEMPHIEAQQRAVAINRLLSMGQLDLLRSNTGLLYRIKDSQNAGKMKGSDNQEKLVYQIIEDAGNKGIWSRDIRYKSNLPLTEINKILKNLESKKLIKAVKSVAASKKKVYMLYNLQPDRSVTGGAWYSDQDFESEFVEVLNQQCFKFLQSKAETARESKQNPMIQRNSSFASSHEVWKYICELGISKVELSMEDIETILNTLIYDGKVEMTIIAAKEGTVGSVDGHMKLYRAVNPIIPPTGLVRAPCGLCPVFDDCHEGGEISPSNCIYMTEWLEF comes from the exons ATGGCTGAGGTGAAAGTGAAGGTGCAGCCGCCCGACGCGGATCCGGTGGAAATAGAAAACAG AATTATAGAATTATGTCACCAGTTCCCTCATGGAATCACAGACCAAGTAATTCAGAATGAAATGCCTCACATAGAAGCCCAGCAACGGGCAGTGGCCATCAATAGACTGTTGTCCATG gGTCAACTGGATCTCTTACGGAGCAATACAGGCCTTCTGTATAGAATAAAGGATTCTCAGAATGCTGG TAAAATGAAAGGATCAGATAACCAAGAAAAACTAGTATATCAAATCATAGAGGATGCAGGAAATAAAG GAATATGGAGCAGAGATATCCGATACAAGAGTAACTTGCCCTtaacagaaattaacaaaattctaaagaatttGGAAAGTAAAAAGCTTATCAAAGCTGTTAAGTCTGTGGCA GCCTCAAAAAAGAAGGTGTATATGCTCTATAACCTGCAGCCGGACCGGTCTGTGACTGGTGGAGCCTGGTACAGTGACCAGGATTTTGAATCCGAATTTGTAGAGGTGCTTAACCAACAGTGCTTTAAATTCCTACAAAGCAAG GCAGAAACAGCACGAGAAAGCAAACAGAATCCGATGATACAAAGAAATAGTTCATTTGCTTCGTCACATGAAGTGTGGAAATACATCTGTGAATTGGGGATCAGTAAG GTAGAGTTGTCCATGGAGGACATTGAAACCATCTTGAATACACTCATTTATGATGGGAAAGTGGAGATGACTATCATTGCTGCAAAAGAAGGCACAGTTGGCAGTGTAGACGGACACATGAAACTGTATAGGGCAGTCAATCCAATCATCCCGCCCACAGGTTTGGTCCGGGCTCCCTGTGGACTCTGCCCG gtttttgatGACTGCCATGAAGGTGGTGAGATTTCACCATCTAACTGTATTTACATGACAGAGTGgcttgaattttaa
- the POLR3F gene encoding DNA-directed RNA polymerase III subunit RPC6 isoform X1, whose product MSAPRVRTSEPRASEKRNVGTEPLRHQAGPLLHSFKRLQLSQTVRNNTYDDPMTRIIELCHQFPHGITDQVIQNEMPHIEAQQRAVAINRLLSMGQLDLLRSNTGLLYRIKDSQNAGKMKGSDNQEKLVYQIIEDAGNKGIWSRDIRYKSNLPLTEINKILKNLESKKLIKAVKSVAASKKKVYMLYNLQPDRSVTGGAWYSDQDFESEFVEVLNQQCFKFLQSKAETARESKQNPMIQRNSSFASSHEVWKYICELGISKVELSMEDIETILNTLIYDGKVEMTIIAAKEGTVGSVDGHMKLYRAVNPIIPPTGLVRAPCGLCPVFDDCHEGGEISPSNCIYMTEWLEF is encoded by the exons atgtctgcgcccagggtccggaccagcgaaccccgggcctcggagaagcggaacgtggggactgaaccgctgcgccaccaggccggccccttactACATAGTTTTAAAAGACTCCAACTTTCTCAAACTGTTAGGAATAACACATATGATGATCCTATGACAAG AATTATAGAATTATGTCACCAGTTCCCTCATGGAATCACAGACCAAGTAATTCAGAATGAAATGCCTCACATAGAAGCCCAGCAACGGGCAGTGGCCATCAATAGACTGTTGTCCATG gGTCAACTGGATCTCTTACGGAGCAATACAGGCCTTCTGTATAGAATAAAGGATTCTCAGAATGCTGG TAAAATGAAAGGATCAGATAACCAAGAAAAACTAGTATATCAAATCATAGAGGATGCAGGAAATAAAG GAATATGGAGCAGAGATATCCGATACAAGAGTAACTTGCCCTtaacagaaattaacaaaattctaaagaatttGGAAAGTAAAAAGCTTATCAAAGCTGTTAAGTCTGTGGCA GCCTCAAAAAAGAAGGTGTATATGCTCTATAACCTGCAGCCGGACCGGTCTGTGACTGGTGGAGCCTGGTACAGTGACCAGGATTTTGAATCCGAATTTGTAGAGGTGCTTAACCAACAGTGCTTTAAATTCCTACAAAGCAAG GCAGAAACAGCACGAGAAAGCAAACAGAATCCGATGATACAAAGAAATAGTTCATTTGCTTCGTCACATGAAGTGTGGAAATACATCTGTGAATTGGGGATCAGTAAG GTAGAGTTGTCCATGGAGGACATTGAAACCATCTTGAATACACTCATTTATGATGGGAAAGTGGAGATGACTATCATTGCTGCAAAAGAAGGCACAGTTGGCAGTGTAGACGGACACATGAAACTGTATAGGGCAGTCAATCCAATCATCCCGCCCACAGGTTTGGTCCGGGCTCCCTGTGGACTCTGCCCG gtttttgatGACTGCCATGAAGGTGGTGAGATTTCACCATCTAACTGTATTTACATGACAGAGTGgcttgaattttaa